A genomic segment from Aegilops tauschii subsp. strangulata cultivar AL8/78 chromosome 1, Aet v6.0, whole genome shotgun sequence encodes:
- the LOC109752178 gene encoding histone H4 — MSGRGKGGKGLGKGGAKRHRKVLRDNIQGITKPAIRRLARRGGVKRISGLIYEETRGVLKIFLENVIRDAVTYTEHARRKTVTAMDVVYALKRQGRTLYGFGG; from the coding sequence ATGTCCGGCCGCGGCAAGGGAGGCAAGGGGCTCGGCAAGGGCGGCGCCAAGCGCCACAGGAAGGTGCTGCGCGACAACATCCAGGGCATCACCAAGCCGGCCATTCGGCGCCTGGCGAGGAGGGGCGGCGTGAAGCGCATCTCGGGGCTCATCtacgaggagacccgcggcgtGCTCAAGATCTTCCTCGAGAACGTCATCCGCGACGCCGTCACCTACACCGAGCACGCCCGCCGCAAGACCGTCACCGCCATGGACGTCGTCTACGCGCTCAAGCGCCAGGGCCGCACCCTCTACGGCTTCGGCGGCTAG